The sequence CCACGGTGACCCGGACTCGGTCGCCGCCGCGGTCCTGGCCGACCAGGGCCTCGCCGCGGCGGACGAGCTCGTCCTGTTCCTACCGCCGGCGTTCGGCCTGGCCGAGAACATCCGACTGCTGTCCGACCTGGCGCGGACCGTCGCCCCGGCGCTGGGTTGGACGCCCGCCGGCTGACGCCTGTGGCGCGGCTCGCCTGCCGCCCGCCCCTCGACTTCCCTGCGTGCCCACCCCGACAGGAGAGACCATGACCGTCAGCCAAGCGACCGGACCGATCACCGATGCCTCCCTGTTCACGGCCGTCCTGAGTCACTTCGCCTCAGGCATCACCGTCATCAGCTCGACGAGTGACGGGCGGCCGGTCGGGCTGACCTGCCAGTCCTTCTTCAGCCTGTCCCTCGACCCGCCGATGGTCGCGTTCTCGGTCGCCAGGACGTCGACGTCGTTCGCCGCGATCCGCCGCGCGGGGGACTTCGTCGTCAACGTGCTGTCCGCCGAGCAGCGCGACGTGAGCTCCGCGATGGCGCGCAGCGGGACCGACAAATGGGCCGACGTCCGCTGGGAGCGGGGGACCATCACGGGTCACCCGGTCATCGAGGAGACGCTCGCGTACCTGGAGTGCCGGATCGCGGCCGAGTACGACGGCGGCGACCACGTCATCGTCACCGCGCACGTGCTCGGCCTCGGCCACGCCACCCACGAGACCGCCCGGCCGCTGCTGTTCTACCGGTCGAGCTACCACGGCCTGGCCGACCACGCCCGCGCCTGACGGCTGCGCGGACTGACGGCCGTACGGACCGGCCGACCCCGTACGGGCCGGTCAGCCGCGGCGAGCCTTGGCCGTGGCGGCCGTGTTGGCCTTCTCGATCGCGGCGACGAGCTGCTGCCTGGTCATCGACGACCGGCCCTTGATCTCGAGGCGCCGGGCGATCTGGAGCAGGTGCTCCTTGGTCGCGTTGGCGTCGACACCGCCGTGGCTGGCGCGCCTCACCGTGCGCGGCGTGGCCGCCTGGGCGTCGGACGGGCCCTTCGCGCCGCCGGCCTTGACCTCCCAGTGGTCGCCGACCTTCTCGAACGAGTGCTTGAGCGCGGCGTACGCGGTCTGGCTGGCCCGTCGCCCCGCGCCGTACTGCTTGATGGCCGAGTCGTGGGTCTTCACCCAGGTGTCCTGGGCCTTGCGCGACGACCGCGCGACGGTCGATGGCATGTCCTGCCTGCCGGGCATGTCCGCGAGCACCTCCCGTGTCTCGGCTCCCTGGGGTCCGGGACGCCGTCGGCGGCGGTACCTACCCCGGCGCCGCCCGCTCAACCGACAGCCGCCCGCCCAACCGGCGCAGGCCCTCAACCGGCAACGGCCCGGCGCGCGGCCTGTGGGAGGGTCGCAGGCATGGTGAGGGTGCCCACCCGGACGATGAACGACGGTCGCGCGCTGCCCGTGCTCGGGCTCGGGACCTACCGGACCGACGACGCGGCGGCGGCCGACGCCGTGCGGGCCGGGCTCGCGGCCGGCTACCGGCTGATCGACACCGCAGCGTCGTACTACAACGAGGCGGGTGTCGGGCAGGGCATCGTCACCAGCGACGTGCCCCGCGACGAGATTCTGGTGACCACGAAGCTGATGGGCGTCGACCATGGCTACGAGCCGGCGCTGCGCGCGTTCGACGAGTCCCGCAAGCGGCTCGGCCTGGAGTACGTCGACCTCTACCTGATCCACTGGCCGCTGCCGCGTCTCGACCGGTACGTCGAGTCCTGGCGGGCGCTGCTGCGGCTGCGGGACGACGGGCTGGTCCGGTCGGTAGGCGTCTCGAACTTCAACCCGGCCCACGTCGAGCGCCTCCTCGCGGAGACCGGCGTCGCCCCGGCGGTCAACCAGGTCGAGATGCACCCGTACTTCGCCCAGGAGCCGGTGCGGGCCTACAACGCGGCGCACGGCATCGTCACCCAGGCCTGGCAGCCGCTGGCCCGCAAGACGGCCCTGCTGGCCGAGCCGGCGCTCGCCGAGATCGCCACCAGCCACGGCGTGAGCCCCGCGCAGGTCGTGCTGCGCTGGCACCTGCAGCGCGACGTCGTCCCGATCCCGAAGTCCGCGACGCCCAGCCGCCAGCGGGAGAACCTGGACGTCTTCGGCTTCACCCTCACCGACGCCGAGCTGGCCGCCCTCGTCGACCGCCCACAGGCCAGGTCCGGCGCCGACCCCGACGACCCGGCCCTCACCTGACCCGGCCCGCCGACGGCCGGTCCCCTCGACAGTGATGACCGCCGTTTCGGCCCTCGGGTGGTTGTCTCCGAGCCGGTGGGACAGCCACGGGAGGGCGGAACGCCGATCATGGCCATGGCGGCGACGCCATCGGCCCCGGCCAGGGCATAGTCGTTTCCCTCCGAGGTGCGTATGTGGTCAGATCGGGCAATGGGTGCGGCGACCGTCCGAGATGTGGCGCCGGACGACTGGGGCGACGTTCGGGCCATCGCGGATGAGCACGAGATCCGGGTGGGCTGGCCGGCCGGTGAACCCGACTTCCTCGATCTGGAGCGCGCCGCCGGGCGGCTGATGGTCGCCGTGGCGGGCGACGGTGTCGTCGAGGGCTTCGCCGGCACGCTGACCCGTGGCACGCTCACCCACCTCGGCGATCTGTTCATCGCGGCGCGGGCGCAGTCCGGCGGCCACGGCCGGCGGCTGCTCGACGCGATCCTGCCGCCGGCCGGGGCGGACGTCGTCACCTTCGCGTCCTCGGACCGGCGCGCACAGGCGCTGTACCTGCGGTACGGCCTGGTACCCGGGCAGCCGCTCTGGTACCTGCGCGGTGGCCCGGCGGCCCGGCTCGGCGTCGGCGGCGAGCTGAGGGCCGCGTCGGTCGAGGAGATCGCCGGGCTGGACGCGGCCGCGAGCGGGGGCGAACGAGCCCGGCACCTGGCCTGGTACGCGGGCCTGCCTGGCGTCGCGGTCTGGGCCGGCCCGGGTGGCTACGTGTTCACCCGCGTCGAGGGCGTCATCTGCCATGTCGGGCCGGCCGGCGGGGAGGACGCCGCCGCGTGCACCCAGGTGGTGCTGGCCGCGGCCCGCCTGGCCGCCGCGGACCGGCTCACCGTGAGCGTGGCCGCGTTCGGCGCGCACCCGGTCACGCGCGCCCTGGTCGAGGCCGGCTACCGGATCGAGGACCAGGACACCCTGATGGCCAGCCGGCCCGGCCTGTTCGACGCGCGGCGCTACGTCCCGAACACCGACCTCGGCTGACGCCCGGCCCGCGGGCCCTTAGCCGGCGGGCACGCCGGCCGGCGTCTCCCAGGGGGCGTGGGGGAGCACGTCGCCGGTCTCCAGCAGCGTCTTGAGATTGGCGAAGACCGCCGGCCAGCCGTGCGCGATCGCGGCCCGGGCCGTGGCGTCGGGCAGGTTGGTGTGGGTGACGGTCAGCCGGACGATGTCGCCGAACGGCTCGATCGTGAACGTCACGACGCTGGGCTCGAAGGCCGGGTCGGCGTCCTGCTCGGGCGTGTCGAAGCCGAACGACAGCCGGGCCGGCGGCTCGACGACCAGCACGGTGCCGACGGCGTCGACCACGCCGGAGCCGTCGGTCCTGGTGTGCTCGACGCGGCTGCCGACGGTCCAGTCCGAGACCTGGGCGTGGCCCCAGAACCGGCCGGTGAGCTCGGGGTCGACGAGGGCGCGCCAGACGTCGGCCGCGGTGGCGCGGAGGTAGGTCGTGTAGACGTACGCGGGAACCGGGTCTGCCATCGGGCGCTCCTCAGCACGGTGGCGGATCTGGTCGAGCAGGCCGAGGTTCGGCTCCTCGAACTTCCAGATCCAGCGGGTCTGGATGTCGTGGATCGGCACCGGGTTCAGGTAGTGCAGCTTGCGCCGCCCGCTGCGCACGGCCGTCACCAGGCCGGCGGCCTCCAGCAGGGCGAGGTGCTCGCTGACCGACTGGCGGCGCATCGCCAGCCCGTCGCACAGCTCGCCGAGCGTGAGCCCCGCCTGGGCGTGCAGGGCGTCGAGCAGCCGGCGCCTGGTCGGGTCGGCCAGCGCCCGGAACACCGTGTCCGCGTCCACGGCTCCATTATGCAGGCCTCAGCCTGCATGTGTAACTGCGCAGGCCTCAGCCTGCATGTGTAACTGCGCAGGCTTCAGCCTGCATGTCGTGCCGACCCTGGGCGCCACGCGGTTTGGCAAGAGTCGGCGCGGGTAGCCGGGGAAGGAGAGGCGTCACCGAGCGCCGATCAAGTCTTGCCGTGGGTGATCGCTCTGGCGCGGGCGCGGCCGCCCCGACGCGCAGGCCGACAACTTCGCGCAGGCCGACAACTTCGCGCAGGCCGACAACAGGAGGAGTGAGCCCCGTGACGACCGCCAAGGAGCGCCGCCCGACGACGACCGACGCCGGCGTGCCGGTTGCGAGCGACGAGCACTCGCTGTCCGTCGGCCCGGATGGCCCGCTGCTGCTGCAGGACCACTACCTGCTCGAACAGATGGCGAACTTCAACCGGGAACGCATCCCGGAGCGCCAGCCGCACGCGAAGGGCGGCGGGGCCTTCGGCACCTTCGAGGTGACGCGGGACGTCAGCCCCTTCACCAGGGCCGCCGTGTTCCAGCCGGGCGCCCGGGTCGAGATGCTGGCCCGTTTCTCCACCGTGGCCGGCGAGCGCGGCAGCCCCGACACCTGGCGGGACCCGCGCGGGTTCGCGCTGAAGTTCTACACGCCCGAGGGCAACCTGGACATCGTCGGCAACAACACCCCGGTGTTCTTCGTCCGCGACCCGATGAAGTTCCAGCACTTCATCCGCTCGCAGAAGCGCCGTGCCGACAACAACCTGCGCGACAACGACATGCAGTGGGACTTCTGGACGCTCTCGCCGGAGTCCGCGCACCAGGTCACCTGGCTGATGGGCGACCGCGGGATCCCGCGCAGCTGGCGGCACATGAACGGCTACTCCAGCCACACCTACATGTGGATCAACGCGGCCGGCGAGCGGTTCTGGGTGAAGTACCACTTCAAGACCGACCAGGGCGTGGACTTCCTGACCCAGCAGGACGCAGACCGGCTGGCCGGCGAGGACGCCGACTTCCACCAGCGTGACCTGTACCAGGCGATCGACGGCGGGAACTTCCCGAGCTGGACGCTGAAGATGCAGATCATGCCGTTCGACGAGGCGAAGACCTACCGGTTCAACCCGTTCGATCTGACCAAGGTCTGGCCGCACGGCGACTACCCGCTGCACGAGGTCGGGCGGATGACGCTGAACCGCAACGTCGAGGACTACCACACCGAGATCGAGCAGGCGGCCTTCGAGCCGAACAACCTGGTGGCCGGCACCGGCCTGTCGCCGGACAAGATGCTGCTGGCCCGCGGGTTCAGCTACGCCGACGCGCACCGCGCCCGACTCGGCGTCAACTACAAGCAGATCCCGGTGAACGCGCCGAAGGTTCCGGTGTATAGCTACGCGAAGGACGGGGCGATGCGGATACGCAACGCCTCCGACCCGGTGTACGCGCCGAACTCCTATGGCGGCCCGAAGGCCGACCCGGCGCTGACCGACGACGGCGGCCTCTGGCAGGCGGACGGCGAGATGACGCGGACGGCCTACACGCTGCGCCGCGACGACGACGACTTCGGCCAGCCGGGCACCCTCGTGCGCGAGGTCCTCGACGACGCGGCCCGTGAGCGGCTCGTCGGCAACATCGTCGGGCACCTGCTCAAGGGCGTCAGCGAGCCGGTCCTGGTCCGGGCGTTCGAGTACTGGCGCAACGTGGACAAGAACCTCGGCGACGCCGTCGAGGCCGGAGTCCGCTCCAGCCAGCGCAAGGCCTGACCCGACCCCTGCGTGACCCGCCTGTCCGCGCCCGCGGCCGGGCGGGTCAGGCGGGTGATGCGGCCGCGGCGGCTTCGACGGCCTCGTTCAGCACCGCGCCCGTCGCGAACCCCGCGTAGGCGGCGAACTGCAGGACGATCTCGTCCAACTCCTCCCTTGTGAGGTCACCGGAGCGCAGGGCGGTCGTCACGTGCATGCGGATCGGCGTGGGCGCGCCGGTGGTGCCGACGCAGCTGATCGAGAGGATCCGCCGGTCGCGCCTGGTCAGCCCGGGCCGTAGCCACAGGTGGCCGAAGACGAAGCCGAGCACGCCGGCCTGCCGGTACGGCGAGGTGCGCGGCGGCGCGCCCGGCAGCAGGTTGATCTCCTTGAAGACCTCCTCGCCGCGTGCGAGGCGTTTCTCCCAGTCGTTCTCGCCCAGGCCGTCGTTCGGCAGCACCGGCCACGGCTCGGGCTCGCGGCCGTTCTCCCGCGCGATCCGGGCCGACTGCTCACCGACGACCCGCTCCAACTCGGATCCCTTCGGCCAGCCACAGTAGACGGCGAAGTGCAGCACGAGTTCCAGCATGGTCGCGAGGTCGAGGTCGCCGCTGTTCAGCGCGGCGTGGACCTGCTCCTCCATCGGCCCGGGCGAGCCGGCGGCCGCCACGCAGGCCAGCGTGACCAGGCGGCGGT is a genomic window of Pseudofrankia inefficax containing:
- a CDS encoding catalase — translated: MTTAKERRPTTTDAGVPVASDEHSLSVGPDGPLLLQDHYLLEQMANFNRERIPERQPHAKGGGAFGTFEVTRDVSPFTRAAVFQPGARVEMLARFSTVAGERGSPDTWRDPRGFALKFYTPEGNLDIVGNNTPVFFVRDPMKFQHFIRSQKRRADNNLRDNDMQWDFWTLSPESAHQVTWLMGDRGIPRSWRHMNGYSSHTYMWINAAGERFWVKYHFKTDQGVDFLTQQDADRLAGEDADFHQRDLYQAIDGGNFPSWTLKMQIMPFDEAKTYRFNPFDLTKVWPHGDYPLHEVGRMTLNRNVEDYHTEIEQAAFEPNNLVAGTGLSPDKMLLARGFSYADAHRARLGVNYKQIPVNAPKVPVYSYAKDGAMRIRNASDPVYAPNSYGGPKADPALTDDGGLWQADGEMTRTAYTLRRDDDDFGQPGTLVREVLDDAARERLVGNIVGHLLKGVSEPVLVRAFEYWRNVDKNLGDAVEAGVRSSQRKA
- a CDS encoding aldo/keto reductase, which produces MVRVPTRTMNDGRALPVLGLGTYRTDDAAAADAVRAGLAAGYRLIDTAASYYNEAGVGQGIVTSDVPRDEILVTTKLMGVDHGYEPALRAFDESRKRLGLEYVDLYLIHWPLPRLDRYVESWRALLRLRDDGLVRSVGVSNFNPAHVERLLAETGVAPAVNQVEMHPYFAQEPVRAYNAAHGIVTQAWQPLARKTALLAEPALAEIATSHGVSPAQVVLRWHLQRDVVPIPKSATPSRQRENLDVFGFTLTDAELAALVDRPQARSGADPDDPALT
- a CDS encoding ChaB family protein, whose protein sequence is MPGRQDMPSTVARSSRKAQDTWVKTHDSAIKQYGAGRRASQTAYAALKHSFEKVGDHWEVKAGGAKGPSDAQAATPRTVRRASHGGVDANATKEHLLQIARRLEIKGRSSMTRQQLVAAIEKANTAATAKARRG
- a CDS encoding ArsR/SmtB family transcription factor yields the protein MDADTVFRALADPTRRRLLDALHAQAGLTLGELCDGLAMRRQSVSEHLALLEAAGLVTAVRSGRRKLHYLNPVPIHDIQTRWIWKFEEPNLGLLDQIRHRAEERPMADPVPAYVYTTYLRATAADVWRALVDPELTGRFWGHAQVSDWTVGSRVEHTRTDGSGVVDAVGTVLVVEPPARLSFGFDTPEQDADPAFEPSVVTFTIEPFGDIVRLTVTHTNLPDATARAAIAHGWPAVFANLKTLLETGDVLPHAPWETPAGVPAG
- a CDS encoding flavin reductase family protein, with product MTVSQATGPITDASLFTAVLSHFASGITVISSTSDGRPVGLTCQSFFSLSLDPPMVAFSVARTSTSFAAIRRAGDFVVNVLSAEQRDVSSAMARSGTDKWADVRWERGTITGHPVIEETLAYLECRIAAEYDGGDHVIVTAHVLGLGHATHETARPLLFYRSSYHGLADHARA
- a CDS encoding carboxymuconolactone decarboxylase family protein — protein: MGKPDAEETFREVMTGELAAPATPFARAARDFVFGDVWSRPGLSRHDRRLVTLACVAAAGSPGPMEEQVHAALNSGDLDLATMLELVLHFAVYCGWPKGSELERVVGEQSARIARENGREPEPWPVLPNDGLGENDWEKRLARGEEVFKEINLLPGAPPRTSPYRQAGVLGFVFGHLWLRPGLTRRDRRILSISCVGTTGAPTPIRMHVTTALRSGDLTREELDEIVLQFAAYAGFATGAVLNEAVEAAAAASPA
- a CDS encoding GNAT family N-acetyltransferase; this translates as MAPDDWGDVRAIADEHEIRVGWPAGEPDFLDLERAAGRLMVAVAGDGVVEGFAGTLTRGTLTHLGDLFIAARAQSGGHGRRLLDAILPPAGADVVTFASSDRRAQALYLRYGLVPGQPLWYLRGGPAARLGVGGELRAASVEEIAGLDAAASGGERARHLAWYAGLPGVAVWAGPGGYVFTRVEGVICHVGPAGGEDAAACTQVVLAAARLAAADRLTVSVAAFGAHPVTRALVEAGYRIEDQDTLMASRPGLFDARRYVPNTDLG